Genomic DNA from Dysidea avara chromosome 10, odDysAvar1.4, whole genome shotgun sequence:
CTTCACATTGTTGTGGAATACAACAGACGGACAGACAGCCACTCAAGACAGACAGACATATTGTGACAGGTCTAGCTAGTGCACACCTTTTTAGTACCAAGGAACAACATGTGTTCACACAGGTGGGCTAGTCCAGGGATAGTTTCCGGGTCACTCATGTACCCTGCAACACATGGCGGGGATAAACCTGCAAACACGTGACTAAGTCACTGGCCACTCACCGACATGTACTGACAAGGCAGCGGCAGCCTTATCCGTCTCGTTATCGGATACCAGTAGAACCTTCATGTCATTTTGCAACAATAGGTACCTGTAGTCTCGCGTGTCCAGAGGTGACTTAGTTATTTGGTCTGTCTGTTCCTTAGGTGCTGCCATTTTGCTGCACATGGCGCTACACACAGAACGTGCACATGCATTAGGCTACGTGCGTTTTCTACGTTGACACTGATGTATCGGCGTATTTAACAAAGGTTGTTACTGCTGCAAAGGGATTAGAGTGAGTTAGATCTTATAGTCACTTTTAAAAATAGTGAtgaatttttaatatttttcttCTAAATAATGCACAACACTTAGGAGGACAATAATGGCATCACCAGACTCTCCTCCCTTGTTGCTAAGTGACAATGACGTCCCTGCAACTCCAAGTAATGCATCCAGTGAGTATGAGAGCCTCAGCCCAGCAGATGTGTTGAAAAAACTGGAAGAAGTTAGCATATATGCACTAATAAACTGATTTATAACTTGTATGTGTATACCATATATACATCTTGCTACTGTTTGCTGTAACACTAAGGACTAATTCCTTGTTCTGTTATTACAAGTCGTGCTAAAGTGCCTAgtattagtgctgaaacgatgATTATTTGACTATTTGGTCAGCATGACACTATTTGATTCGTTAACGCACCATTCAAATAttcgttagcactttgtacactgtgatTAGATGGATAAAGTCAGTCTCGAAACTTTGAGATTGTGAACAGTGACATATTTATGCTATAAAAGGAAGGAATAAAATAGCTCTCAGCCATTATTCCTAGCAAAGGCTTTTAGTACTTATTCAATGGCTTAAGTAATAATCAAATATTCggttgttttgttcacaactattcgaatagtaaaaaacTACCTAGTATTAtatctggattatgcaggtgtcctcaaTTATTAGTTTCTACATTAAACAGCACTACAGTAGTCCCGGGTGAGATGTTTATTGCTATACATTTGTAATATTAGTGTACAGTGCAGCCACATATCATTACAGCTGTATAATCTTGATAACATTTCAGGCTTGGTGTAATGAGCTGCTTGCTCCAGAGCTGCTTGACCACAAGACTGAAATAGTTGAAGTTGTCATGGAACAAGTAAGAGCAATGGTAAGATTCTTCCTAGCCTATGACCATAAACTTGTTAGCTTTTACATATACAGGAGGAAAATCTTTCTCGTGTTAGAGGTGATAGTTTTGTAGCTGGTATTCACAAGCTGGAGGTATAGTGTTAACCAATGTAGTAATACTGTATTAGTAGTGTTACTCTGTTAGTTGGAGAGGATTAAATATGTTCTCTGCAGCTACCTAAGGACAAGACTAAAAAAGGTTATTGGATATTTCCATTGTGTGTTGCTACACATACCAAAGTTGTTAGTTTTAATAAAAACATGCAAGCCTGAAATTTTCTTTTACATTTCTTGATGTATACAGCTCATTCCTGAAAAAAGCCATTTGAATCATCAAAGTTGAAGTAGTGATTGTGAGAGAGATGCTTTTGTACACATCTGATTGTTAAACTTTAGTATAGTGTACTTTGTATGAAGACACATGATAGCTAGTGTACTATGTACTTTGTACTAGTAGAATATTATGTATCAGTCTGTGTTTATAGATTGAAGTCAATGTGATATTTGTTTTGGAAGAAGAGGCAAACAAGGAATCCTCTGCAGGTTCAAAACTGTCACCAGAGGAGCTGGTGTATGCTAAAGAGTGAGTACCAGGGTGTGTAGAATGATGATGAAATCATCCCCAGTCATGTGACAGGTTTGCTGACAACATGAAGGTGCATATGGAGACCCTAGTCCTGCGGCACATGCCCTCTAGTTTCCAGACACTTGACCACAAAAAAGCAGGTGCATAGTTAGGTTGAACTGTGGCCCCTTAATGTGACCATTTTAGGAATACCAGACCAAAAGTataaataaatattagtgtGTAATTACAGTCCAGGGTTCAAGGAAGTTCATGGTTTGTTTTTCAATAGCAACCGCACCCTCTTTGGACTCCTTTGTCTTTGCAAGAGCTGTGGAAAATGTTGACGATATTGCTATCAATGAGTGAGTGTGTCACTAATACCCCTGTACCCTTGTCACTGTGTGTCGCATATAGGGACACACAGGTGAGCATGTCACCTGGCATGCAAGTCATCGCACCTTACCATCCATTGTCAACACTGGTACAGTCAGGAGCCCTACAACTAATATAATTTTTAACTAACTATAATCATGACTGTATACCACATAAACATATTCATATCTTTTTTCCTAACTTATTTAGAGTACATAGTTAGGTGATATGCTGTTCATTCATACAGTACCGGATCTGTTGTCTGTTGTGCTTCAGTGTAGGAGATCCTAAGGGTAACAAAATAGTGAACAAAACACTGGCAAAAAATAGCAGGTGTGGTACGTGATTAAACTGTGACCTCTATTAACTGGGTCAAGTGTGATATGGTATGTTTGGAATGTAATGCTGGTACAAAGTTTAGATTATAAAAACTATTGTCTGCCATTATGATGCAGAAATGCTTTAGCCAAGTGGATATCACATCCTGGCAAAGTGAACATAGATTAAGTCCAAAACTCACACCTCATTTATTTCAGACCATGTTACCATTGTCATTGTAGTAGACAATTTACATACAAAACATTTACAACTTTATACATACAATTAGACTAAAAAACAGTCCACTAACAATACTATGTGCTGGGGAGGTGTCCTGTTTCGAACAGGTGAGCTGACATTGAAAATACTAGTTGATTTATTTCTTGACATTTAAAATTTTATCGCTTGATGGTGATCTTGTAATTCCTTCCTCCATTGTTATCCCAGTACAATTGTCCATCAACACTGTATTGTATTGCTAGTTCCATTTGTTCCCCAGAGATGGGCAGTTTGAAGCTAAAACAGTCAGTGTTAGAATCTTGGATGGTGTGCGAGTAGACACACTCAATATTGTGGTGGCTGTGCCAAGCATCACTAGTCCATCGCACCTGTACCTTCTTGTGATAAGCAATGTTAGTAACTCTAATGTACCCCTGGATACACGGGCCTTCTCGCTTCATGTTCTCCAAGCAAACATTGTTGTGTTCCACTTTAGAGAAGAAATCTACTTCAGAGGATGGCTGGCTGAACATGAACTGTACCTCAGGCTGTGTTCTTTTTGGCGCCTCTGTTGCAGTGTCGGGTCGCTTGTTTCTCAGTCTAAGCCCTTCCGGTTGGCTCCACTCAAACGATTGAACTTCGATCTTTGAGAATGTTTCAATCTCTTGA
This window encodes:
- the LOC136268082 gene encoding DNA replication complex GINS protein SLD5-like isoform X1; protein product: MASPDSPPLLLSDNDVPATPSNASSEYESLSPADVLKKLEEAWCNELLAPELLDHKTEIVEVVMEQVRAMLLHIQEENLSRVRGDSFVAGIHKLELERIKYVLCSYLRTRLKKIEVNVIFVLEEEANKESSAGSKLSPEELVYAKEFADNMKVHMETLVLRHMPSSFQTLDHKKAATAPSLDSFVFARAVENVDDIAINEDTQVSMSPGMQVIAPYHPLSTLVQSGALQLI
- the LOC136268082 gene encoding DNA replication complex GINS protein SLD5-like isoform X2, producing the protein MASPDSPPLLLSDNDVPATPSNASSEYESLSPADVLKKLEEAWCNELLAPELLDHKTEIVEVVMEQLLHIQEENLSRVRGDSFVAGIHKLELERIKYVLCSYLRTRLKKIEVNVIFVLEEEANKESSAGSKLSPEELVYAKEFADNMKVHMETLVLRHMPSSFQTLDHKKAATAPSLDSFVFARAVENVDDIAINEDTQVSMSPGMQVIAPYHPLSTLVQSGALQLI
- the LOC136268082 gene encoding DNA replication complex GINS protein SLD5-like isoform X3, which codes for MASPDSPPLLLSDNDVPATPSNASSEYESLSPADVLKKLEEAWCNELLAPELLDHKTEIVEVVMEQVRAMEENLSRVRGDSFVAGIHKLELERIKYVLCSYLRTRLKKIEVNVIFVLEEEANKESSAGSKLSPEELVYAKEFADNMKVHMETLVLRHMPSSFQTLDHKKAATAPSLDSFVFARAVENVDDIAINEDTQVSMSPGMQVIAPYHPLSTLVQSGALQLI
- the LOC136268079 gene encoding protein phosphatase 1 regulatory subunit 3C-like, with translation MALAELWISEAHVYPYHMHTVSARSIVTDVTDYEIMVLPTEKSKATSSEGNNFISFNGAHTHKNLLPTRRNGQNDSSSKRTERQHQFQRTKSKSFPSTEKKLKSCCKSKTSSPYRKQVHFADMFGYPLVKEFSYLLDQEIETFSKIEVQSFEWSQPEGLRLRNKRPDTATEAPKRTQPEVQFMFSQPSSEVDFFSKVEHNNVCLENMKREGPCIQGYIRVTNIAYHKKVQVRWTSDAWHSHHNIECVYSHTIQDSNTDCFSFKLPISGEQMELAIQYSVDGQLYWDNNGGRNYKITIKR